The Oscillatoria sp. FACHB-1407 genome window below encodes:
- a CDS encoding NmrA family NAD(P)-binding protein has translation MAIAANQIPYVVNLSSNGAHLPQGMGLISGLYEVEQQLNAAASTMIHLQPGFFMENYLMQLEPIRTANSVLLPVSGDRHLAMIATQDIATVAAELLLQRNWSGHAVLGLHGATDLSFDEVAAILSQELGRSIVHVPMTSEQFHDSLLQMEASESVATDM, from the coding sequence GTGGCGATCGCAGCCAATCAAATTCCTTATGTGGTCAATCTTTCCAGTAATGGTGCCCATTTACCGCAGGGAATGGGTCTTATCTCTGGGTTGTATGAGGTTGAGCAACAGTTGAATGCTGCCGCGTCAACCATGATCCATTTGCAACCGGGCTTTTTTATGGAGAACTATCTGATGCAGTTAGAACCGATTCGCACGGCAAACAGTGTGTTATTACCCGTTTCAGGCGATCGCCATCTTGCCATGATTGCCACCCAGGATATTGCAACCGTCGCCGCAGAATTACTGTTGCAACGCAATTGGAGTGGACATGCTGTATTGGGATTGCATGGTGCGACCGATTTGAGCTTTGACGAAGTAGCAGCGATTTTGAGTCAGGAGTTGGGGCGATCAATCGTCCATGTGCCGATGACCTCCGAGCAGTTCCACGACAGTTTGCTACAAATGGAGGCAAGTGAGAGTGTTGCAACAGATATGTAG